A single region of the Rhodococcus sp. W8901 genome encodes:
- a CDS encoding ester cyclase, translated as MPTRSSCGSRSARGLCEEQIHDGHPRFCGPRGRGQLPVRGGCRQSSTRSGACCVPSADENPPDGCSGSGPPPAGRRPRRGPKPDSRATFVATHTGEFLGIPATGRRIEFDEVLIMRVSAGRITEVWALADELSLLEQLGAVVQGARRRLLATLSPVGNPPWPTTSGGACPGPETRNGAHSRRSGRH; from the coding sequence GTGCCGACTCGCTCGTCGTGCGGATCTCGATCGGCTCGAGGCCTCTGTGAGGAGCAGATCCATGACGGACACCCCCGCTTCTGCGGACCCCGAGGACGTGGTCAACTTCCGGTTCGAGGAGGTTGTCGACAATCGTCGACACGATCCGGCGCCTGTTGTGTTCCATCCGCAGATGAAAATCCGCCGGATGGGTGTTCAGGCAGCGGTCCGCCACCTGCTGGCCGCCGGCCCCGGAGGGGTCCGAAGCCGGATTCCCGCGCCACCTTCGTGGCCACGCACACGGGCGAGTTCCTCGGCATCCCCGCGACCGGCCGCAGGATCGAATTCGACGAGGTTCTGATCATGCGGGTCTCCGCCGGCAGGATCACCGAAGTCTGGGCCCTCGCGGACGAACTCTCCCTCCTGGAGCAACTCGGCGCGGTCGTGCAGGGCGCACGACGACGACTCCTCGCGACGTTGTCCCCGGTAGGGAACCCGCCGTGGCCGACGACGTCAGGGGGTGCCTGTCCAGGCCCGGAAACGCGCAATGGCGCCCACTCCCGAAGGAGTGGGCGCCATTGA
- the tuf gene encoding elongation factor Tu yields the protein MAKAKFERTKPHVNIGTIGHVDHGKTTTTAAITKVLADKFPDLNESFAFDQIDKAPEEKARGITINISHVEYQTEKRHYAHVDAPGHADYIKNMITGAAQMDGAILVVAATDGPMPQTREHVLLARQVGVPYILVALNKADMVDDEEILELVEMEVRELLAGQEFDENAPVIPISALKALEGDEKWVQSIVDLMQAVDDSIPDPVRETDKPFLMPVEDVFTITGRGTVVTGRIERGVVNVNEEVEIVGIRPDVTKTTVTGIEMFRKLLDQGQAGDNVGLLVRGIKREDVERGQVVVKPGTTTPHTEFEGQAYILSKDEGGRHTPFFNNYRPQFYFRTTDVTGVVTLPEGTEMVMPGDNTEMSVVLIQPVAMDEGLRFAIREGGRTVGAGRVTKIIK from the coding sequence GTGGCGAAGGCGAAGTTCGAGCGGACCAAGCCGCACGTGAACATCGGCACCATCGGTCACGTCGACCACGGCAAGACCACGACCACCGCGGCCATCACCAAGGTGCTCGCCGACAAGTTCCCGGATCTGAACGAGAGCTTCGCTTTCGATCAGATCGACAAGGCGCCGGAGGAGAAGGCTCGTGGTATCACGATCAACATCTCCCACGTCGAGTACCAGACGGAGAAGCGCCACTACGCGCACGTCGACGCTCCGGGTCACGCGGACTACATCAAGAACATGATCACCGGTGCCGCCCAGATGGACGGCGCGATCCTGGTCGTGGCCGCCACCGACGGCCCGATGCCGCAGACGCGTGAGCACGTGCTGCTCGCCCGCCAGGTCGGCGTGCCCTACATCCTCGTCGCCCTGAACAAGGCCGACATGGTCGACGACGAGGAAATCCTCGAGCTCGTCGAGATGGAGGTCCGCGAGCTGCTGGCAGGCCAGGAGTTCGACGAGAACGCTCCGGTCATCCCGATCTCGGCGCTCAAGGCGCTCGAGGGTGACGAGAAGTGGGTTCAGTCGATCGTCGACCTCATGCAGGCCGTCGACGACTCCATCCCGGACCCGGTTCGTGAGACGGACAAGCCGTTCCTGATGCCGGTCGAGGACGTCTTCACGATCACCGGTCGTGGCACCGTCGTCACCGGTCGTATCGAGCGTGGCGTTGTCAACGTGAACGAGGAAGTCGAGATCGTCGGCATCCGTCCCGATGTCACCAAGACCACGGTCACGGGCATCGAGATGTTCCGCAAGCTGCTCGACCAGGGCCAGGCCGGCGACAACGTCGGTCTGCTGGTTCGTGGCATCAAGCGCGAGGACGTCGAGCGTGGCCAGGTTGTGGTCAAGCCCGGCACCACCACCCCGCACACCGAGTTCGAGGGCCAGGCGTACATCCTGTCCAAGGACGAGGGCGGCCGCCACACGCCGTTCTTCAACAACTACCGTCCGCAGTTCTACTTCCGTACGACTGACGTGACGGGCGTTGTGACCCTGCCCGAGGGCACCGAGATGGTCATGCCCGGTGACAACACCGAGATGTCCGTCGTGCTGATCCAGCCGGTCGCTATGGACGAGGGCCTGCGTTTCGCGATCCGTGAGGGTGGCCGCACCGTCGGCGCCGGTCGCGTCACCAAGATCATCAAGTGA
- the fusA gene encoding elongation factor G yields MAQEVLTDLNKVRNIGIMAHIDAGKTTTTERILFYTGVNYKIGETHDGASTTDWMEQEKERGITITSAAVTCFWNNNQINIIDTPGHVDFTVEVERSLRVLDGAVAVFDGKEGVEPQSEQVWRQAAKYDVPRICFVNKMDKMGADFYFTVQTIIDRLGAKPLVLQLPIGAEDDFDGVVDLVEMKAITWRGVVPTGTEPTIEEIPADLADKAAEYREKLLETVAESDEALMEKYFGGEELTVEEIKGAIRKMTVASELYPVLCGSAFKNKGVQPMLDAVIDYLPNPLDIGEVEGHKLNDEETILKRKPSKDEPFSALAFKIAAHPFFGKLTFVRVYSGRIEPGAQVLNATKGKKERIGKLFQMHANKENPVDEAVAGHIYAMIGLKDTTTGDTLCDQANPIVLESMTFPDPVIQVSIEPKTKSDQEKLGTAIQKLAEEDPTFSVELDEETGQTVIGGMGELHLDILVDRMRREFKVEANVGKPQVAYRETITRPVEKHEFTHKKQTGGSGQFAKVIIALEPFIGEDGASYEFENKVSGGRVPREYIPSVDAGAQDAMQYGVLAGYPLVNLKLTLLDGAYHDVDSSEMAFKVAGSQALKEAARKAGPVILEPIMAVEVTTPEDYMGEVIGDLNSRRGQIQAMEERSGARVVKALVPLSEMFGYIGDLRSKTQGRANFSMVFDSYAEVPSNVSKEIIAKATGE; encoded by the coding sequence GTGGCACAGGAAGTGCTGACCGACCTGAACAAGGTCCGCAACATCGGCATCATGGCGCACATCGATGCCGGTAAGACCACCACCACCGAGCGCATCCTCTTCTACACCGGTGTGAACTACAAGATCGGTGAGACCCACGACGGTGCGTCGACCACCGACTGGATGGAGCAGGAGAAGGAGCGTGGTATCACCATCACCTCCGCTGCTGTCACCTGTTTCTGGAACAACAACCAGATCAACATCATCGACACCCCCGGCCACGTCGACTTCACGGTCGAGGTCGAGCGCTCCCTCCGTGTTCTTGATGGCGCCGTTGCCGTGTTCGACGGCAAGGAGGGCGTCGAGCCCCAGTCCGAGCAGGTCTGGCGCCAGGCTGCCAAGTACGACGTTCCGCGCATCTGCTTCGTCAACAAGATGGACAAGATGGGCGCGGACTTCTACTTCACCGTGCAGACCATCATCGATCGCCTCGGCGCGAAGCCGCTGGTCCTGCAGCTGCCGATCGGCGCTGAGGACGACTTCGACGGCGTCGTCGACCTCGTCGAGATGAAGGCCATCACCTGGCGCGGCGTCGTGCCGACCGGTACCGAGCCCACCATCGAGGAGATCCCCGCGGATCTGGCCGACAAGGCTGCCGAGTACCGCGAGAAGCTGCTCGAGACCGTTGCCGAGTCCGACGAAGCTCTCATGGAGAAGTACTTCGGCGGCGAGGAGCTCACGGTCGAGGAGATCAAGGGCGCCATCCGCAAGATGACGGTCGCCTCCGAGCTGTACCCGGTTCTGTGTGGTTCCGCGTTCAAGAACAAGGGCGTTCAGCCCATGCTCGACGCGGTCATCGACTACCTGCCGAACCCGCTGGACATCGGCGAGGTCGAGGGTCACAAGCTGAACGACGAGGAGACCATCCTCAAGCGCAAGCCGAGCAAGGACGAGCCGTTCTCGGCTCTGGCCTTCAAGATCGCTGCGCACCCGTTCTTCGGCAAGCTCACCTTCGTGCGCGTCTACTCGGGTCGTATCGAGCCGGGTGCCCAGGTCCTCAACGCGACCAAGGGCAAGAAGGAGCGCATCGGCAAGCTCTTCCAGATGCATGCCAACAAGGAGAACCCGGTCGACGAGGCCGTGGCCGGCCACATCTACGCGATGATCGGCCTGAAGGACACCACGACTGGTGACACCCTGTGCGACCAGGCGAACCCGATCGTCCTCGAGTCCATGACCTTCCCGGATCCGGTCATCCAGGTCTCCATCGAGCCCAAGACCAAGTCCGACCAGGAGAAGCTGGGCACCGCGATCCAGAAGCTGGCCGAAGAGGACCCGACCTTCTCGGTCGAGCTCGACGAGGAGACCGGCCAGACCGTCATCGGCGGCATGGGCGAGCTCCACCTCGACATCCTCGTCGACCGTATGCGTCGTGAGTTCAAGGTCGAGGCCAACGTCGGCAAGCCGCAGGTCGCGTACCGCGAGACCATCACCCGGCCGGTCGAGAAGCACGAGTTCACCCACAAGAAGCAGACCGGTGGCTCGGGCCAGTTCGCAAAGGTCATCATCGCCCTCGAGCCGTTCATCGGCGAGGACGGCGCGAGCTACGAGTTCGAGAACAAGGTCTCCGGTGGCCGCGTTCCGCGCGAGTACATCCCGTCGGTCGACGCCGGTGCACAGGATGCGATGCAGTACGGTGTTCTCGCCGGCTACCCGCTCGTGAACCTCAAGCTGACCCTGCTCGACGGCGCTTACCACGACGTCGACTCCTCGGAAATGGCCTTCAAGGTCGCCGGTTCGCAGGCGCTGAAGGAAGCCGCCCGCAAGGCCGGCCCGGTCATTCTCGAGCCCATCATGGCTGTCGAGGTCACCACGCCCGAGGATTACATGGGTGAAGTGATCGGCGACCTCAACTCCCGCCGTGGCCAGATCCAGGCCATGGAGGAACGCAGTGGTGCCCGTGTCGTGAAGGCGCTGGTTCCGCTCTCGGAGATGTTCGGTTACATCGGTGATCTGCGGTCGAAGACCCAGGGCCGAGCGAACTTCTCCATGGTGTTCGATTCCTACGCAGAGGTTCCCTCGAACGTCTCGAAGGAAATCATCGCCAAGGCGACCGGCGAGTAA
- the rpsG gene encoding 30S ribosomal protein S7 translates to MPRKGPAPKRPLIADPVYGSPLVTQLVNKILLDGKKSTAERIVYEALEQAREKTGTDPVVTLKRALDNVKPALEVRSRRVGGATYQVPVEVRPGRSTTLALRWLVTFSRARREKTMVERLANELMDASNGLGAAVKRREDTHKMAEANKAFAHYRW, encoded by the coding sequence ATGCCACGTAAGGGCCCCGCTCCCAAGCGCCCGCTGATCGCCGACCCGGTCTACGGTTCGCCGCTGGTCACGCAGCTCGTCAACAAGATCCTGTTGGACGGCAAGAAGTCCACCGCCGAGCGCATCGTCTACGAAGCACTCGAGCAGGCTCGCGAGAAGACCGGCACCGATCCGGTCGTCACCCTCAAGCGCGCGCTCGACAACGTCAAGCCCGCCCTCGAGGTCCGCAGCCGTCGCGTCGGTGGCGCCACCTACCAGGTGCCGGTCGAGGTTCGCCCCGGCCGCTCCACCACGCTGGCCCTGCGCTGGCTGGTGACCTTCTCGCGTGCACGTCGTGAGAAGACCATGGTCGAGCGTCTCGCCAACGAGCTCATGGATGCCAGCAATGGCCTCGGTGCAGCCGTGAAGCGTCGCGAGGACACCCACAAGATGGCTGAAGCCAACAAGGCGTTCGCGCACTACCGCTGGTGA
- the rpsL gene encoding 30S ribosomal protein S12, whose translation MPTINQLVRKGRRDKTAKVKTAALKGSPQRRGVCTRVYTTTPKKPNSALRKVARVRLTSSVEVTAYIPGEGHNLQEHSMVLVRGGRVKDLPGVRYKIIRGSLDTQGVKNRKQARSRYGAKKEKS comes from the coding sequence ATGCCAACCATCAACCAGCTGGTCCGCAAGGGCCGCCGCGACAAGACCGCCAAGGTCAAGACCGCGGCCCTCAAGGGCAGCCCGCAGCGTCGTGGTGTGTGCACTCGCGTGTACACCACCACCCCGAAGAAGCCGAACTCCGCGCTGCGAAAGGTCGCCCGTGTGCGCCTGACCAGCTCCGTCGAGGTCACCGCTTACATCCCGGGTGAGGGCCACAACCTGCAGGAGCACTCGATGGTGCTCGTTCGCGGCGGTCGTGTGAAGGACCTCCCGGGTGTGCGCTACAAGATCATCCGCGGCTCGCTCGACACCCAGGGCGTCAAGAACCGCAAGCAGGCACGCAGCCGCTACGGCGCCAAGAAGGAGAAGAGCTAA
- a CDS encoding DUF3558 domain-containing protein, producing MTRTSTLAAVPTAVLAGVLLLAGCASTVAGTPTPVGATEPGASSRFAALLTECDVVPPEKIAEAVGGDSIERGFFGAICRWTVGGPSGPVRVTFNWFETGGLDIERRTSEQLGYAVQDITVEGRRAVLSRPPQDPGSCGISAGGPAGGVVGWWVQFQSAGHPDPCDAAVALAKLTLNLSA from the coding sequence TTGACCCGGACCTCGACACTCGCCGCCGTCCCCACCGCTGTCCTGGCCGGTGTGCTCCTGCTCGCGGGCTGTGCCTCGACCGTCGCCGGCACGCCGACCCCGGTCGGTGCGACCGAGCCCGGTGCGTCGTCGCGGTTCGCGGCGCTGCTCACCGAGTGCGACGTCGTGCCGCCCGAGAAGATCGCCGAGGCGGTCGGCGGTGACTCGATCGAGCGGGGCTTCTTCGGCGCGATCTGCCGCTGGACCGTCGGCGGCCCGAGCGGTCCGGTCCGGGTGACGTTCAACTGGTTCGAGACCGGCGGGCTCGACATCGAGCGCCGGACGTCCGAGCAGCTGGGGTATGCGGTGCAGGACATCACCGTCGAGGGGCGGCGTGCGGTGCTGTCGCGACCCCCGCAGGATCCGGGCAGTTGTGGGATCTCGGCCGGTGGCCCGGCCGGGGGCGTCGTGGGCTGGTGGGTGCAGTTCCAGTCGGCCGGACACCCCGATCCGTGTGACGCCGCGGTCGCGCTGGCAAAGCTGACGTTGAACCTGAGCGCGTGA
- a CDS encoding DUF3558 domain-containing protein, translated as MSNKLVGVLAGVAVLVTGCGAAAGGSDESSGSSASTARTSGPFFGECGSVTDEEVAAAFGVPSFGSVVRNSVGCEWQVSPAAGQPGPHVSFSWYRGSPIGRERAGSELIGRPATDIEIEGRPGFEASVSSRLCELGVEFDDDFVHWSVAYVDSVPSADPCTAARHLAELTASRGK; from the coding sequence ATGTCGAACAAGCTGGTGGGGGTGCTGGCGGGTGTCGCGGTGCTGGTCACCGGATGCGGCGCGGCGGCGGGCGGTTCTGACGAATCCAGCGGTTCGTCGGCGTCGACCGCACGCACGTCCGGTCCCTTCTTCGGGGAGTGCGGATCGGTCACCGACGAGGAGGTGGCCGCGGCCTTCGGCGTCCCGAGTTTCGGGTCGGTGGTCCGCAACTCGGTGGGCTGCGAGTGGCAGGTCTCGCCGGCGGCCGGGCAGCCTGGACCGCACGTGTCGTTCTCCTGGTATCGAGGAAGCCCGATCGGTCGCGAGCGGGCCGGCAGTGAGCTGATCGGGCGTCCGGCCACCGACATCGAGATCGAGGGGCGTCCCGGTTTCGAGGCGTCCGTGTCGAGTCGGCTGTGCGAGCTGGGGGTCGAGTTCGACGACGACTTCGTGCACTGGTCGGTCGCATACGTCGACTCGGTGCCGTCGGCCGATCCGTGCACCGCGGCACGACATCTCGCGGAGCTCACCGCGTCGAGGGGGAAGTGA
- a CDS encoding TetR/AcrR family transcriptional regulator: MRAPQQDRSRLTRHRLLEATVDCLTDFGWSATTVAVVAQRAGVSRGAAQHHFPTREDLITAALEFMFDSRMEQARREVTELPEGAGRTEAVVARLVDYYSGSLFKAALQVWTAAAADPELRARVLPLEERFGRIAHRTAVESLGVDDSNPTVRRLVQATLDLARGLGLADVLTDDSRRRAEIVRCWAVQLDAALRPLDAQRVDATAPASPVS; this comes from the coding sequence ATGCGCGCACCCCAGCAGGACCGGAGCAGGCTGACCCGGCACAGGCTCCTTGAAGCCACGGTCGACTGTCTGACCGATTTCGGGTGGTCCGCGACAACGGTCGCGGTCGTTGCGCAGCGCGCCGGCGTCTCCCGCGGTGCCGCGCAGCACCACTTCCCGACCCGCGAGGATCTCATCACCGCGGCGCTCGAGTTCATGTTCGACAGCCGGATGGAACAGGCGCGGCGTGAGGTCACCGAGCTGCCCGAAGGGGCGGGCCGGACGGAGGCGGTCGTGGCCCGGCTCGTCGACTACTACTCGGGTTCGCTGTTCAAGGCGGCGCTGCAGGTGTGGACGGCGGCGGCCGCCGACCCCGAACTACGGGCACGGGTGCTGCCGCTCGAGGAGCGGTTCGGTCGCATCGCCCACCGCACGGCCGTCGAGAGCCTCGGCGTCGACGATTCGAACCCCACGGTCCGGCGGCTCGTCCAGGCCACCCTCGACCTCGCCCGCGGTCTCGGGCTCGCGGACGTCCTCACCGACGACTCGCGCCGTCGCGCCGAGATCGTGCGGTGCTGGGCGGTCCAGCTCGACGCCGCGCTGCGGCCACTCGACGCGCAGCGCGTGGACGCGACGGCACCCGCCTCGCCGGTGTCGTAG
- a CDS encoding enoyl-CoA hydratase family protein has product MTDRFVRYDVADGCATLTLDSPHNRNAISSRLVAELLQGLADAAADDAARTVVLTHTGGTFCAGADLSEASGASGASGAVDASPAELAAERTRQMVKLLRAIVELPKPVIARVDGHVRAGGMGLVGACDIVVAGPDSTFALTEARLGLAASIISLTVIPRLTARAAGRYFLTGEKFGPHEAEAIGLISEAVQDSDDTVRELVATLRKCSPQGLAESKKLTTMRMLEDFDRYGEVLAAQSAALFGSADAVEGITAFMQKRPPRWAVDG; this is encoded by the coding sequence ATGACGGATCGTTTCGTTCGATACGACGTCGCGGACGGCTGCGCCACGCTCACCCTCGACTCACCGCACAACCGCAACGCGATCTCGAGCAGGCTGGTCGCCGAACTGCTGCAGGGATTGGCCGACGCCGCGGCCGACGATGCCGCCCGCACGGTCGTGCTCACCCACACCGGGGGCACGTTCTGTGCGGGTGCGGATCTGTCGGAAGCGTCCGGGGCGTCCGGGGCCTCCGGGGCGGTCGATGCGAGCCCGGCGGAACTCGCCGCCGAGCGGACCCGGCAGATGGTCAAGCTGTTGAGGGCGATCGTCGAACTGCCCAAGCCCGTGATCGCCCGAGTGGACGGACACGTCCGTGCCGGCGGGATGGGACTGGTGGGGGCGTGCGACATCGTCGTCGCCGGGCCGGACAGCACGTTCGCCCTGACAGAGGCGCGTCTCGGGCTGGCGGCGTCGATCATCTCGCTCACCGTGATTCCGCGGCTCACGGCGCGCGCGGCGGGACGCTACTTCCTCACAGGCGAGAAGTTCGGCCCGCACGAGGCGGAGGCGATCGGACTGATCAGCGAGGCCGTGCAGGACTCGGACGACACCGTTCGGGAACTGGTCGCCACACTGCGGAAATGCTCGCCGCAGGGGCTGGCCGAATCCAAGAAGCTCACGACGATGCGGATGCTCGAGGACTTCGACCGCTACGGGGAGGTGCTCGCCGCACAGTCGGCGGCCCTGTTCGGGTCGGCGGATGCGGTCGAGGGGATCACCGCGTTCATGCAGAAGCGGCCGCCGAGGTGGGCCGTCGACGGCTGA
- a CDS encoding acyl-CoA dehydrogenase family protein, whose protein sequence is MSSFIETDEQKELRAAVSKLAQRFNYVDYVLPKARKGEPLTELWNEAGKLGFLGVNLPEEYGGGGAGIYELALVQEELAAQGAGLLLVVVSPAICGTIIGKYGTDAQKQEWLTALADGSKIMAFGITEPDAGSNSHQITTTARRDGEDWVLRGNKVYISGVDQADAVLIVARTEDHKSGKLKPALFIVPTDAENFVAQRMDMDIIEPDHQFTLFLDDVRLPADALVGSEDAALMQLFAGLNPERILGAAMAIGMGRWALEAGVKFAKERTVWKTPIGAHQGLAHPLAQCKIELELAKLMMQKAAVLYDSGDDFGAAEAANMAKYAAAEASIRALDQAIQTHGGAGLTKEYGLSAMLGAARIARVAPVSREMILNFVSQHSLGLPKSY, encoded by the coding sequence ATGAGCAGCTTCATCGAGACGGACGAGCAGAAGGAGCTGCGGGCGGCGGTCTCCAAGCTCGCGCAGCGCTTCAACTACGTCGACTACGTACTTCCCAAGGCACGCAAGGGCGAGCCGCTCACGGAGCTGTGGAACGAGGCCGGCAAGCTCGGGTTCCTCGGCGTCAACCTCCCCGAGGAGTACGGCGGCGGGGGAGCGGGCATCTACGAACTCGCCCTGGTGCAGGAGGAACTCGCGGCGCAGGGCGCCGGACTGCTGCTGGTCGTGGTCTCGCCCGCGATCTGCGGCACCATCATCGGCAAGTACGGCACCGATGCGCAGAAGCAGGAATGGCTGACCGCGCTCGCGGACGGCTCCAAGATCATGGCGTTCGGCATCACCGAACCCGATGCCGGTTCCAACTCGCACCAGATCACCACCACCGCCCGGCGCGACGGCGAGGACTGGGTCCTGCGCGGCAACAAGGTCTACATCTCCGGCGTCGACCAGGCCGACGCCGTGCTGATCGTGGCCCGCACCGAGGACCACAAGTCGGGCAAGCTCAAGCCCGCGCTGTTCATCGTGCCCACCGACGCCGAGAACTTCGTCGCGCAGCGCATGGACATGGACATCATCGAGCCGGATCACCAGTTCACGCTGTTCCTCGACGACGTCCGGCTGCCCGCCGACGCGCTCGTCGGATCGGAGGACGCCGCGCTGATGCAGCTGTTCGCGGGCCTCAACCCCGAGCGCATCCTCGGTGCGGCCATGGCGATCGGTATGGGTCGGTGGGCCCTCGAAGCCGGTGTGAAGTTCGCGAAGGAACGGACCGTCTGGAAGACGCCGATCGGCGCCCACCAGGGGCTGGCGCATCCGCTGGCGCAGTGCAAGATCGAACTCGAACTGGCCAAGCTGATGATGCAGAAGGCCGCCGTCCTCTACGACAGCGGCGACGACTTCGGTGCGGCGGAGGCCGCGAACATGGCCAAGTACGCGGCGGCCGAGGCCAGCATCAGGGCCCTCGATCAGGCGATCCAGACGCACGGCGGCGCGGGTCTCACCAAGGAATACGGGCTGTCGGCGATGCTCGGCGCGGCGCGGATCGCGCGGGTGGCGCCGGTGAGTCGCGAGATGATCCTCAACTTCGTCTCCCAGCACTCGCTGGGCCTGCCGAAGTCGTACTGA
- a CDS encoding acetyl/propionyl/methylcrotonyl-CoA carboxylase subunit alpha has translation MSTSPVTSVLVANRGEIARRVFATCRRTGVGTVAVFSDPDAASPHVAEADAAVRLPGSTPAETYLRADALIAAARAAGADAIHPGYGFLSENADFAQAVEAAGLTWIGPPVKSIELMGSKVESKRIMADAGVPVLAELDPAAVTEADLPVLVKASAGGGGRGMRVVRELAALPREIEAAAREAQSAFGDPTVFCERYLETGRHIEVQVMADRHGTVWAVGERECSIQRRHQKVVEEAPSPLVERLPAMRARLFEAARLAANAIGYEGAGTVEFLADEQGEFFFLEMNTRLQVEHPVTECTTGLDLVELQLEVAAGAALPAEPPALRGHSIEVRLYAEDPAHNWRPQSGTVERIELRGSTAEFEVLDRAGVRLDSGVEDGSVVSVFYDPMLAKVISFAPTRTQAAQVLASALARTRLHGLQTNRDLLVNVLRHPAFLAGDTDTAFFDTHGLDRLARPLADEQAEKLSALAAALADAARNRVAAPVNAGLPSGWRNLPSQPQSKQYTGAHGEYDVRYLQTRSGLIAEDFEDVALISSGPDHVVLDVSGLRRGFDVARYGDRVYVDSALGPVSLTAIQRFVDPSTVLAEGSLLAPMPGAVIRLGAAAGDHVAAGQPILWLEAMKMEHTVKAPAAGVLTELPVVVGQQVDVGSVLAIVEAEVAEGETA, from the coding sequence GTGAGTACGTCCCCCGTCACGTCCGTCCTGGTCGCCAACCGCGGCGAGATCGCCCGACGCGTCTTCGCGACGTGCCGCCGCACCGGTGTCGGCACGGTGGCGGTGTTCTCCGATCCGGACGCCGCCAGCCCGCACGTCGCCGAGGCCGACGCCGCGGTCCGGCTCCCGGGTTCGACGCCCGCCGAGACCTACCTGCGCGCCGACGCGCTCATCGCTGCGGCCCGCGCCGCCGGCGCCGACGCGATCCATCCCGGCTACGGGTTCCTGTCGGAGAACGCCGATTTCGCGCAGGCCGTGGAGGCCGCCGGCCTCACGTGGATCGGCCCGCCGGTCAAGTCCATCGAGCTGATGGGCTCCAAGGTCGAGTCCAAGCGGATCATGGCCGACGCCGGCGTCCCCGTCCTCGCCGAGCTGGACCCGGCGGCGGTCACCGAGGCCGATCTGCCGGTGCTCGTCAAGGCGTCCGCCGGTGGCGGCGGCCGCGGCATGCGGGTGGTGCGCGAGCTGGCGGCGCTGCCCCGCGAGATCGAGGCGGCCGCGCGGGAGGCGCAGTCGGCGTTCGGCGATCCGACGGTGTTCTGCGAGCGCTACCTCGAGACCGGACGGCACATCGAGGTGCAGGTGATGGCCGACCGGCACGGCACGGTGTGGGCGGTGGGGGAGCGAGAGTGCTCCATCCAGCGCCGCCACCAGAAGGTGGTGGAGGAGGCCCCGTCGCCGCTCGTCGAACGCCTTCCCGCCATGCGCGCCAGGCTGTTCGAGGCGGCCCGGCTCGCCGCGAACGCGATCGGGTACGAGGGTGCCGGCACCGTCGAGTTCCTCGCCGACGAACAGGGCGAGTTCTTCTTCCTGGAGATGAACACCCGCCTGCAGGTGGAACACCCGGTCACCGAGTGCACCACGGGGCTCGACCTCGTCGAGCTGCAGCTGGAGGTGGCCGCGGGCGCCGCACTGCCCGCCGAACCGCCTGCCCTGCGCGGACATTCGATCGAGGTCCGGCTGTATGCCGAGGATCCCGCCCACAACTGGCGACCGCAGAGCGGCACCGTCGAGCGCATCGAACTGCGCGGCAGCACTGCGGAGTTCGAGGTCCTCGACCGGGCCGGGGTGCGCCTGGACTCGGGTGTCGAGGACGGCTCCGTGGTGAGCGTCTTCTACGACCCGATGCTCGCGAAGGTCATCTCGTTCGCGCCCACCCGCACCCAGGCCGCGCAGGTGCTGGCGTCCGCACTGGCCCGCACCCGGCTGCACGGACTGCAGACCAACCGCGACCTGCTGGTGAACGTCCTGCGGCACCCCGCGTTCCTCGCGGGCGACACCGACACCGCGTTCTTCGACACCCACGGGCTCGACCGGCTGGCGCGTCCCCTCGCCGACGAGCAGGCCGAGAAGCTGTCCGCACTCGCGGCCGCGCTCGCCGACGCCGCTCGCAATCGTGTCGCGGCGCCGGTGAACGCCGGTCTGCCCAGCGGCTGGCGGAACCTGCCGTCGCAGCCGCAGAGCAAGCAGTACACGGGAGCACACGGCGAGTACGACGTCCGCTACCTGCAGACCCGGTCGGGACTGATCGCGGAGGACTTCGAGGACGTCGCCCTGATTTCCTCCGGGCCGGACCACGTCGTGCTCGACGTCTCCGGTCTGCGGCGCGGTTTCGACGTCGCCCGCTACGGCGACCGGGTATATGTCGACTCGGCGCTCGGACCGGTATCGCTCACGGCGATACAGAGATTCGTCGACCCGTCGACCGTCCTCGCGGAGGGGTCGCTGCTGGCACCCATGCCGGGCGCGGTGATCAGGCTGGGGGCGGCAGCGGGTGATCACGTGGCGGCCGGACAGCCGATCCTGTGGCTCGAGGCCATGAAGATGGAGCACACCGTCAAGGCGCCCGCCGCCGGTGTGCTCACCGAACTACCCGTCGTCGTCGGCCAGCAGGTCGACGTCGGATCGGTCCTGGCAATCGTGGAAGCAGAAGTCGCAGAAGGAGAAACCGCATGA